The window CTGCCCCTCCCAGGAGCTGCTGCTCCCAGGCCTACTGCCTGTCCCTGCAGACCACTCTCCCCCGGGGTCTCCGAGTTTTGAATGCCTTACCAGTCAGAGCCTCCTGGGCAAAGTACTTGACATCTACATCCTGGTCCTGGGTCAGCTTCTCTAGGATGGGCTTGACTTCACTCTGGAGTGTGCTGGAAGAAGGGGAAGAGTGAgcaaggctgggctgggggcacaAGGCAGGCAGAGGGCTCCCAAGTAAGGAGGTGTACACAGATACAGACAGATGTGAATTCAAAGTCTCTGAGGCCAGAGATATAATTACTTTTAAAGTTGGAAGTCTAACAAACTAAGACACAGAATCATAAAACCCACAAGTCTCCAAGGGTTGGAAAATGGatggctttcatttctttaacaCATTTACTGAGGCCTGCTGCATTTCAGGTGTGAGCACAGTGGTAAATCTAACACTGCTGATTGttgccctcacagagcttggGCTAGGAGGAAGACAAAGACCAACCTGATGATAAGTAACAGAAAAGTGGGACGTGCCCAAGGGGAAATCCTTGGCTCAACTGGAGCCAAGAGGAGGCATCCACTCTCAGGTAAGGGGCCCAGGGAAACCTGTCTGCACTGAAAGTCAACTGTTTGGGAAATGAAGGTTGACTTCAGAGAGAAACGAAAGGTGTGAAGTTGGGTCCTGGAACCGGCACACAGAAATCAGAGGTGCAGCCTTCATGTGTCCCCTTCAAGTTGACAGATAGCTCCCCTTCCCCCATATAACCACTATTGTCACTTCTATCATCTAGATCTCTTTCATCTATTCTTGaacttgatataaatggaatcacagatATGTTTTCTTGGGTCTGGCTTTCTCAGTCAACAAGAAGTCTGTGAGAGGTGCCTACGTTACTGCATAGAGCAGGATTCTTTTTTCACTGCTGAACACAATCTCCCATTGTATGAATAAATCACAACTCATCCACTGTACtgctgatgggcatttaggttgtttccatttcatgGCTAATATGAATAAAGCTACCACATTCTTTTGACAGAAATAAGCATTCATTTCTCCTGGATATACACGCGGGAGCGGAAGTGTGGCTCACATCTAATTAGCTTCACTAGATTCTACCAGTTTTCAGAGTGACTGTACGCATTTACCAGTCCCGCCCCCACTTGCAAGGTATGAGCACTCCAGCTGCTCTACCAACGCCTAAACGTTCTTCACCAACACTTGCACCCTTGACCTTTTTTAAGTTTAGCCATTCTGGGTGTGTTTTCACTCCCATTTCCTGATGGCTGACCGTGTTGAGCACACTGTCATATGCTTACTGGCTATTTGGAGATCTCCTTTTGAAAGTGCCCATTCGACTCTTTTTTTGCCCATCTCTTTCTTGGGCTTTGTCTTATTGCTTTGCAGGCAAGTATTCTGGATGAGTCAGTCTTCTGTCAGAAATATGTACTGCAGATAACTCCTCCTAATCGTGCCTTGCCATTTTACTCTCAAAATGCTGTCTTTTGATGACGTTCCCATTTTACCAAAGGTCAACTTCTGAATCTTTTCCTCTGGTGAGCAGTTTAATAAATCTGTGCCTTCCACAAgtcttgaagatattttcctacattttcttctagaatctttatttttttttttatctttctgattCTGGTCTGTTATCTCTAATTTGTTTATGCATTGAGGTAAGAGGTTTTTGCCCATATGGATATCCAACCGACCCAGCCATTTATGGAAAATACCTACATCCCCCAAAACTGTAGTGGCACACTCTGTTATACACACGTAGGTCTGCTTCCGTGCCTTGATTCTGTTCTAATGAGCTATTTGAATACTGTTGCACCAACACCTCATCTTCTAACTATTGTGATAATTGCTTGGCGAGTCTTACCAAGCATTACTGTGTTAAGTCTTGGCATTTCagtcttcaactttgttcttctttaggATTGCCTTGGTTATTTCAGATCTTTGCACTTTCGTGCcaatttttcattaaagaaaCTGCTAAGAGACTGAGCTTATACTAAATCTATAGACGAATTTGGGGAATCACCACATTCATGAATATTAtgtaggtcttctttaatttctcaaagcaatattttattgttttcactaGTGGTATCACATaactttcattaaatttattcctgggtatttgaTGTTTTTGGTACAATTAtaaatctcacacacacacgtcacTTTAATTTTCTAACGATCTGTTGCTAATACAAAGAACTACCACCCTCTCAGCCCCTCCCACTATGTGAGGTAGGCCATGTGAATTCTCCTTCTACATTTGAGGAAACTAAGACCTtgggaaggggaagagacagaCCAAAGTCACATAGCAGGGGAACAGCAGTGCTGGGACTCAAACTTTAGGCTCTATCTTCAAAGCTCAAAGATCAAGATGCCCAGAACAGCCTCACTGCTGTGTAAGGGAAGGTCCAGCCCTTACCTGTTGTCCAGGATGGGTCCTATTTTCTGGAGGGACTTGGCCACGTTGAAGCGGACGTTGGCAACGGGGTCCCCAGCCATACGCAGGACCGTGGGCAGCATGTGCTTGGTGGTGATGTCCTGCCCACAAACCTCAGATAGTACCTGGGGGTCAGCGAGTGGCAAAGGGGTGATTATCCAAAGTTCACGGCTAattcccatttccccttcctctgaCCAGGCCACCTCGGTGATCATCAAGTCTGAGGATGAAGCTGATCAATATATGGGACTCTGAGCCCAGGTTCACACACCCTGGGGCAAATTTACTCTCCTAAAGTTCCTATCTCCCCTAACACCCTCCTAACACCACTGTCTCCTGCCCTGGAAACTCCCAGCCAGAATGTCCCAGTCCATTTCCCTGTCCTCAGATATCTCTTCATCCCCTGGGGATGGGTCTTAATTCCTAACCCCCAGGAACCCCGCCTTAGTGCAGCAGTCTCCAAAGTGAGCAAGGGAAGAAATGATCAGAACACTTAAGTTATAGTTGCTTTTAAACGTTATCCTCTAATTTCTAGTTATGTGTatggtttatttaaaagaatagaaatgagcACTTCCTATACACAACTAAgtattctaagtcctttgcatGTATAACCAGATTAACCTTCAGAACCTGAAGAGTTAGGTACTGTGATTACCAGTATGAATcctttacaggtgagaaaactaaagcactAAGCCGTTATTAGTTCATTTTCTCAAAGTCTAGAGCTAATATATGGCAGATCTAGAATTAAAAACCAGGTCTGATTCTAGAGCTTGCACATTTAACCATTATATGATAAATGAATATATCACAAATCAATGTATTtcatggggaaggagaggggtgcTCAGAAAGATTTGGCAATCACTGTTCCAAAAGTCCCAGTCTCACGAGTCGTGGGTCTCCTACCATGCAGGTCCCTACCGCCCAGAGGCCCTGTGACTCTGACTCGGGGAGCCCCACTGTCTGGCCTGCCATTTCCCAGGGACTCATCCCTGTGACCTAAGAGTCCCACCACGTCCCCACTCTCAAGCCAGGTGTCTCCCTTGAGGATCCTCCACCATCTCTTCTCCCAGGTACTCTCAGTTCCCCAGAAACAGGCTGGTGGGGGGGTGGAGGTACTCACATTGATGCAGAAGAGTGTAGTCATGCGGTGCAGGTAGTTGGGGTCCCCAGACATGGCCAAGACCTTAGGGATGATGGTGGCATGGGCCCACTCCTTTCCAAACTTCTCCACCAGCTTTTTCAGGTTGCTGGTGGCCGCCTCACGGATGGCATATACTGCAGAAGGACGAGGGCGAGAGAGTGGTGATTCAGAAGGTGAAGGACTGAGGACTGACATGGGAGGGAAGGGACAGTCACACTCACTGCTGCCTACTGAGCAGCCCCCAGGTACCAGGCCACAGGTGAATCCATAAACTCCCAGAGGAAGAAAGCGATTACTACACGCTAAATGTAGGGTTTTCTTTACACGTAGTATCTTCTCAATAGCTCCAAGACACAGGTTCCACTATTGGCCTCATTttcagatgggcaaactgaggctaCAAGAAGTGATTTGCCCCAGCAAATTATTTAGTACTTAGTACTTGGAACAATGCCTAATATagacaaatgttttattttcaccaCTCTTAGTGAAAACAATGAGCAATTCTCACAATGGCTCTGAAAGACTGGGATGAAAAGTCCCATGTTTCACAGAATGAGCGTGGGTGAAAGACAGTAATTGACCTGCCTAAACTTCAACAGTCAGGAGGGAGGATTcaaaacccagggctgcctgctTGTTGGCCCTTGAATCCGCCCCATTACCAGGCAGCTCCTGGGTGATCTGTTACGTCCTCCCCCTACCCTGCACTTCTCCAGGATTCTGAAAACCAAGTGAATTGGTCCAGGTGAGCATCTGACAGCATGGGAGAGTGACTCCAGCCTCCTTTACACTCTCCCCACTGGCCCCAACCAATCTGTCTTCCATCCTTCCTGGAGTCCCAATATCCTTCTCCATCCTACTGGAGGCACTCACCGTGATCCACGAGCCAGGCCATGCATAAGGAGTTGAGTTTCTCATCAAAGAACTCTACCCCCTGTGGGACAAAAGGAGGTATGGGATCAAGGGAGACTGAGTTGAGGTTCTAGCAACACCCCCAGGGAATCCACACCCACCCAAACAGACAGAGACTTCTCACTTTCACCTTTAagctccttccccttctctttctaaCTGAATTCtgttcatccttcaaggcctTATTTCCTGTGCCCCTTCTGAACTCCCCGGACAGTCCTCATACCCTTCACTGAGTCCCTAAGGCTCCCAGTTACCCCATCACAGCCCTGGACCCACTGCACCATGACTAGACTCTGAGAGTACCTCCCCTGGGGCAGTATGCCTGGCCTCTAGGCCTCCTTACTCACCAGCTGTCCAGCCAGCAGGGGCATGTACTCAATGATGGCCAGCCGCACTCTCCACTTGGCATCCTCAGCCAGCTCCACAATGGCGGGGAGCAGGGACTGGGACAGCTGCCGGATGCCGATCACCTCATTTACGCAGTCCAGGTTGGAGATGATGTTCAGCCGCACCTCTGGGCActgaggaggggacaggagggttCTGAGGAAATGCACTGCACCAGCAACCCCAGGACTGGGTGAAAAAGAGCTGGACCACATCAACTTTATATAACAAACATCTCCTGAGGGCCTACTACCGCCCGGCCCAGCTCCTGGCATTGGGGATGCATTAAAAGCACACTCAAAGCCAAGGAACATGGCTAATTAAGTGAAGCGGCTTTTTAAATCTCATAATAGCAGCACAAGAAATGTTTAGCTATTTTGAAAAATCTGTAGGAATCACAATGCAAATATATGGTATCCTGGAAAGAACAGATGATAACAATCCCACTCTACTATTTATGAGCTGGGAGCCCTTGGAACTTAACCTTTTTGGATATCAATCTGTGACAGGAGAACATCTATGTAGCCTCAAAGGGTGGCTGAAGCTATCAAGGTGCCTGTCAGTGTCTGATCCATGAGGGGCTTGACGTGCGAGGGCTTATTATTACTAGCATTTCTATTACTTTATTCTCTCTGCTAAGTTTTTGAGCTCTCCAAGGAGCAAGTCTCATTCCTATGTCTCCAGTACCCAGTAGTCTCTGGcccacagtaggtgctcaatatatttCTGCTGAAAGGAcgaaggaataaaaaatatttttgaactgctTGTTGACTACCAATATTAGGAATTATGATTTACAGACATATACATGTACCCCATTAACTTAAGACATGTAAAGCAACTTGTATGCAAATATACATAAACAGAATTAGTTCTTGTTAATCAAAACAGAAGGCCTACTAGATCCTTGTCCTACAGCACATGTTCCTGGATGGCAAACACTGCCAGTTAACTCTTTCTACGTCACCTTCCAGGAGCTGTGGGATGAAGGAGCAAGCATTGAAATGAATCAATGAACCAAGTAAGTAAGTGTGCAGTAAAGGGTTAACTCAGCAGATTTACGACATTCCAAAGAAAGGACTGGCCCTTGATTGGCTCCAGGAGATGATCTCTAAGCCCCTGGAATAGCCTGCCTGATAAAAGTGTCCTGGTTGACCCGGGGGCCTTTGGCCACGCCAGATAGTCTACCCTAATAAAGTGACTTATGGGGGATGCCTTGCAGCACGTTGCAACAATTTGACCTCTGGAAGGGGTGGAGACAGAGTAACTTAGGTCAGCCATGCAGGTGGGGCACCTCCATGCCTCTGTGACCAATTCCCAAGAAAATCCCTGGGAGCCAAGGCTATGTAAGCTTCCTTGTTGGCGAACTCCACAGGCGCTGTCACACATCTTTGCTGGGACGATGAGTGCTGTACGCATAATGGGAGAAGATAATTGGAAACTCGCACCTGGTCTCTCTGCGATGCACCTTTTTCCtgtgctgattttaatctgtattccTTCACTGTAATCAACAGCATGATTAGaacagcttttctgagttctgaggGTTGTTCTAGCAAATCATGGAAACTGAGCATGGCTGTGGGACCCAGACACAACAAGCAATGAAGAAGAGTAATGGCAATCGCTAGGAGAAGAAGACAGCCTCGGCTAGTACCTCCAAAGTGAAATTTCCCAGGAGGCCCCAACAATTCCTTTGTGAAAAGCATGTGAGTACCtcttttctttatcaaaaatAGTAAGATTCTCCTTTAGGAAGAGAAGACAGCCAATTTCCTGCTAGCCTAATGGCTAAAGAAATCTCAGAACCAACACAATATCCCCCAACACtgtattaattcatttcttcCTAAAGCCAAGGATCCTCAGGGAGGGAAGGAACTGTCCCAGTGCTAATCAACTTGTTAGTTTCACTTTTCTGGTACATTCCTTTAAATCTTCTACCATAGAGTTGcttcaaatatttgtgaaacactGTTTACATAAATTACATAAACTGATACGTGCTTCAACTTTAAGCTTACTTATCTTTTCTTAAAGGGACCTTTTATCCTGTATTTACAAAAGCCTCAATTGTCATGAAGGTAAATAAGAGctttttacccattttttctttctctaaagaaaGATTTCTGGAGTGGGAACTGCCTATGTCTGCCaccgtttttgtttttgtttttgttttttgaggaagattatccctgagctaacatgcaccaccaatcctcctccttttgctgaagaagtctggccctgagctaacatctgtgcccatcttcctctactctatatgtgggacacctgccacatcatggcttaataagcggtgtgtaggttcacgcccaggTTCTgggccagtgaaccccgggccaccgaaacagagcacatgaccttaactgctgcaccatgggCTGGCTCCTATGTCCACCACCTTAATCCCAGTCtgggaaaatgaattaatttgtaTGTGTAAGTGTCAGAATCTACTACTGGATAATGTAATGAAAGTGTTGCATTAGAAtgaaaagaagattcaaataaactGGGCAGACCAAGATGTGGTCAGATAGAggctgggaggggaagaggagggagataCACTCTCTTCCCTTAGCATGGAATAAATGCATCTGTAATACCCAATAATAAAGAGAAGGCTTTCTTTCttgaataaattgaaaattaagtGGATTGAGGCATAATTTGTACAAAAACCATGTGAAGTGCACATAAAACCATTTTGATGGACTTCCTGAACTGCTTCCATACTCAGCTCAAGTGTGATGAAGAATTAAAGGAGGCGCTGGGCCAGTGGTGTAGTtgctaagtttgcatgctgtgcttcagtggcccagggtttttgggttcagatcctaagcgtggacctacactgcccatcaaaccatgctgtggcagcgtcccatacaTGAAGTAGAGGAGCactggcagggatgttagctcagggaccatcatcctcaagcaaatacaggaagactggcaccagatgttagctcagggccaatcttcctcaccaaaaaaaaaaaaaaaaaaaaaaagaattaaaggagTTAGCACATATCATATATCCATGACTGTGAGTGTAAATGTTTCCAACAGTGAATGGGCCTCTTTCCTTTCGCTGAAGGAGAAGAAGGTTAGCAAGACACAATTCTAAAGATGGGAAAATACTGTGTATGCCCACATACAGACACAGGGGGTCTCACCTCAGGAGATGAAAGAGAATTCAGTGCCCAGTAAATCACTTTGCCTGTTGGGATACAGGCTCTGAAGCAGCACAGAAGTCAAACTAAACCTCCCTCTGTCAATAGGCTTACTTCCCAGGCTGCAAACCATTCTCTGGTACAGAGCACCTGCCATCTCAGAAAGCCTTGATGAGAAACTCTGGATCACAGCTACAGAACAATCCTTGAGGGGCATCCGAAAATGTCAGGTACAATTCTGAGCCTGAGTGTCAGCCAGAGAATAACAGGAAAAGCCCTTCTCAGATAAGGGCTCTCCCATAAACCACCATTTACCCTTGGGGatgggaaaggggagagaagaaattattttctttttgaaactatCCTggtcataaaaaaaataaataaataaaaggcaatgAAATGAATCAATGAACCAACTGAGCAAGTGTGTGCAGTGAAGGGTTAACTCAGCCAGCCTGGGTTGTCCAAACCCTGcatatttctccaaagacaggACTGGCCCTTGCCTGGCTCATGGGAGATCACCTCCCAGCCCTGGTGCATAAGCCTCAGCGTCCTGAACACATGAGAAGAGAAGCCTCAAAGAACATGCCTTACCCACTCAAAAAGATTTCTGTTTAGGTACACCAAGAAAAGGGTTTGTAAATCTTGGTGAGAgtcaaaagtaaaatacaaagtttacagatctaaaataaaaattccagacaTAAGCCAATGAGTATCTCACACCAGGAAAACCAtgatgtttctcttcttttcttctttgcaagAGAAGCTGTCTTGGGACAGACTGCGGCTGTAGAGATAGGATTACCGTGTAGCACTTGCTGAAGGTGAAAGTACAGCAGAAAAATGCTCCAGCCCCAGCACCGTTTTAGCACGTGTGGGCTCACCACCTTCACATACAAGCTGAATATGAATCCTTTCTTGATGCCAGAAAGCAAAAGGCTCTCCTTGACTCTGGAGAGGTGTTTAAAGCACATATAAGCCTACTTGAGGAGCTCCCACGAGCCAAAGTGTCCCCATTTAAGcttcagaagaaaatgagaattatatTTATAACAAGTTACAGATAGAAAAAGTGTGCTTATAAAAAAATGTGTGCATGAAGCACTTAGGTCATAAAATTTGAGTCATTATGAAAATTAATGATGGTTCAACCTGTAAGgactgatataaacaaatgatcAAAAGTCAGATTACTAAGCTTTTCTTAAAAAGGTGTaacattttctatgtataagaaaATGCTGATTAGTAATTATGGGGCTGAGAGATATCTCCCCATAGCAGCATTTAACACTGTGATATTctgggggagaggcagaggatTCACACCTGATGCAATGCTTTCTGTTGAAATGTTCCCTTTAACTTCCTAGAACactcgtgtgtgtatgtgtgtgtgtgtgtgtgtgtgtgtgtgtgtgtgtgtatgtaaggggagggcagggagagagagaaactgaggtttTGGGGAGCACAGAAGTTACACTAACAGGTCACACACCAGCAAATGGTGTCACCATCTGCCCAGTTACCACCAGAGCAGAAACCAGGGAGCCCGCAAACTACCCCCACCCCAACATGGTTCCTTCCACCTCTCAAAACCTTCCACATCTCTCAGCCTCACCCACTTCTCCCAGACCCCTGCAGCAGCCTGAAGTCTGGTTTCCCTGCACCTCTTTCGGCCACTGCACTTTGATCTTTGTCATTGGCCTCAGGGTTCTTTTCTAACATCCAGatctgttccagctcctccactcGCCCAGATTCGAGTCCAAACTCCTTTCCTGGCTGTAACCTGATGACCTCTCCAGGCATCGCCTAGCACACTCCCTCATCCTCTGCACTCCAGGACAACTGAACAGCCAGGTTATGATGATGTGACTGGCTCTAGCCAATGGGGTGTGTGGGGTGTGAAGAGACTGCTGGGTACCCTCTTCTGAGTCTTGCTCTTAAGAGAACTAGGGCTACTGCTGTCTGGTACTTTCTCCCTTCATGCTGGCTGGGAGGTGATGAAAATCAGAGTGGCCACCTCAGACCCAGAGAGTGTTAAAGTCAGCAGGGCTAACCCCTCATTGTAGGCCCACTCACCTACGGACTGTtatgagagaaaaacaattatCTAAGCCACTGTACTCTGGGGCCTCTCTTATAGCATCTTAGCTTGAACtccaagaaacatgaaaacagaACAGTACTTACATGGTCATGGACTCATGAGATTGCCCATCTGTCTCTCACCATTGCCAGTCTCTGGCCATTGCCAGTCTCTGAAGGTCTTTAAGGATCAAAactgtcttattctttttttggtatcCCTAATAGCCAGGAAAAGGACTAGCACAGAGTAAGGGCATGTGAAACAACTGACTAATAAACGAAACGAGTGAATGCATAGTCCATTGGGTCCACAAACATTCAACTCATCAGAGATCAGGGTGTCTGCTGAGATTCTAGGAGATTCCTGGCCAATCTGAGAAAGCAGCTGACCCACCTGTCACTTCTGCAAACCAAGAGCTCAGAGCATTCCCAGTGCCCTTACCTCATCCTTTAGCTGAGCCAGGAAGAGGGGCAGGAGGTGCTCAATGGTGTTGTCTTTGCCCAGGATGGGAGAGAGGCCCATAATGACGGAGGCCAGAGCCGACTTGACGTGTTGGTTGGCATCTGACACCAGCtcctgggaaggaagaaggaaggggagtCATGGGGTCAGGGAAACCCCTAGAGCGGCAAGTGGCCAAGCAGACTCCAACCCCTAAGGAGCCCCGGGACACAGCCTGCTTGTCTTTGTCCTCCCCTCCTCTTGGAGCAGGGGACAGTTTAGGGTACAAGGGAAATGGCAGCTCCTTACCTGTCCTGCCTGCTTAGAGTTCAGTGACCCCTGCTCCCAGCAGTGCCATCCCAATCCCAAAGCTCTGTGGATGAGGGGACTCAGTGATCTTTTAGGGGGAAGCACTCCCACCTCCAAGCTCAGCTCCAGGGCTCATATTTTGCCTGCACTCAGGGCAACTTCAAACCCAAGACTGCCTGGTCCTGGATGGCTGGGAACTCAGTTTGCAGCCGGCAGTCCCTAAAATCCAATATCCACCCTTCTTTTTGGTAGGTTCAGACCTGCCTTAACCCTCCCGCCAAATTCCCCATTACCTTGATGCAGGGCAAAATCTGGGTCATGATTACATTCTCCCGACAGTCAGCTGACAGATTTTCACAGAATTCtgtgggcaggggaagggaggcagggggaggtgagATCTGATGTTCTGGTTCTGCCTCTAGCCCTCGGAGGCCCACCCACTTGCTGTGTTCTGGTCGCCAGCACCAACCTTTGACCTTGTGGGAGGCTGCGGCCCTCACCTCGGCCTCACAGTCTTTCATCAGGTTCTGGAAGGCGGGAACCAGGTCCGTCTTGGTGATCTCAGGCCCCACTGCTTTCTGGAGCTGCAGAGAGGGAAGGTCGGGGGAGTGAGAGGGCCGGGCAGGTGTTCCGGGTAAATGAGACCAAAATCAAAGTTAAAGGCACCAGAATTAGGGGCAAGAGCATGGCCCTTGGAATCACTGCTGAGATCTAATCCAGTGCCATGGGGTAACCTGGGcaggtctctgagcctcagtttcctcactagGGGGGTGCTAAGTTGGGCTGGGTAGCACAGCAGTCACGAGCATGGGTCTGGGGTCCAACTGCCCAGCTcaaattcttattcttatttatcatct of the Equus quagga isolate Etosha38 chromosome 13, UCLA_HA_Equagga_1.0, whole genome shotgun sequence genome contains:
- the PPP2R1A gene encoding serine/threonine-protein phosphatase 2A 65 kDa regulatory subunit A alpha isoform, translating into MAAADGDDSLYPIAVLIDELRNEDVQLRLNSIKKLSTIALALGVERTRSELLPFLTDTIYDEDEVLLALAEQLGTFTTLVGGPEYVHCLLPPLESLATVEETVVRDKAVESLRAISHEHSPSDLEAHFVPLVKRLAGGDWFTSRTSACGLFSVCYPRVSSAVKAELRQYFRNLCSDDTPMVRRAAASKLGEFAKVLELDNVKSEIIPMFSNLASDEQDSVRLLAVEACVNIAQLLPQEDLEALVMPTLRQAAEDKSWRVRYMVADKFTELQKAVGPEITKTDLVPAFQNLMKDCEAEVRAAASHKVKEFCENLSADCRENVIMTQILPCIKELVSDANQHVKSALASVIMGLSPILGKDNTIEHLLPLFLAQLKDECPEVRLNIISNLDCVNEVIGIRQLSQSLLPAIVELAEDAKWRVRLAIIEYMPLLAGQLGVEFFDEKLNSLCMAWLVDHVYAIREAATSNLKKLVEKFGKEWAHATIIPKVLAMSGDPNYLHRMTTLFCINVLSEVCGQDITTKHMLPTVLRMAGDPVANVRFNVAKSLQKIGPILDNSTLQSEVKPILEKLTQDQDVDVKYFAQEALTVLSLA